From a region of the Pongo abelii isolate AG06213 chromosome 9, NHGRI_mPonAbe1-v2.0_pri, whole genome shotgun sequence genome:
- the LRFN4 gene encoding leucine-rich repeat and fibronectin type-III domain-containing protein 4: protein MAPPLLLLLLASGAAACPLPCVCQNLSESLSTLCAHRGLLFVPPNVDRRTVELRLADNFIQALGPPDFRNMTGLVDLTLSRNAITRIGARAFGDLESLRSLHLDGNRLVELGTGSLRGPVNLQHLILSGNQLGRIAPGAFDDFLESLEDLDLSYNNLRQVPWAGIGAMPALHTLNLDHNLIDALPPGAFAQLGQLSRLDLTSNRLATLAPDPLFSRGRDAEASPAPLVLSFSGNPLHCNCELLWLRRLARPDDLETCASPPGLAGRYFWAVPEGEFSCEPPLIARHTQRLWVLEGQRATLRCRALGDPAPTMHWVGPDDRLVGNSSRARAFPNGTLEIGVTGAGDAGGYTCIATNPAGEATARVELRVLALPHGGNTSAEGGRPGPSDIAASARTAAEGEGTLESEPAVQVTEVTATSGLVSWGPGRPADPVWMFQIQYNSSEDETLIYRIVPASSHHFLLKHLVPGTDYDLCLLALSPAAGPSDLTATRLLGCAHFSTLPASPLCHALQAHVLGGTLTVAVGGVLVAALLVFTVALLVRGRGAGNGRLPLKLSHVQSQTNGGPSPTPKAHPPRSPPPRPQRSCSLDLGDAGCYGYARRLGGAWARRSHSVHGGLLGVGCRGVGGSTERLEESVV from the exons ATGGCCCCGccgctcctgctgctgctgctggccagTGGAGCGGCCGCCTGCCCGCTGCCCTGCGTCTGCCAGAACCTGTCCGAGTCGCTCAGCACCCTCTGTGCCCACCGAGGCCTGCTGTTTGTGCCTCCCAACGTGGACCGGCGCACAGTGGAGCTGCGGCTGGCTGATAACTTCATCCAGGCCCTGGGGCCCCCTGACTTCCGCAACATGACGGGGCTGGTGGACCTGACACTGTCTCGCAATGCTATCACCCGCATTGGGGCCCGCGCCTTTGGGGACCTCGAGAGCCTGCGTTCCCTCCACCTTGACGGCAACAGGCTGGTGGAGCTGGGCACCGGCAGCCTTCGGGGCCCCGTCAACCTGCAGCACCTCATCCTCAGCGGCAACCAGCTGGGCCGCATCGCGCCGGGGGCCTTCGACGACTTTCTAGAGAGCCTGGAGGACCTGGACCTGTCCTACAACAACCTCCGGCAGGTGCCCTGGGCCGGCATCGGCGCCATGCCTGCCCTGCACACCCTCAACCTGGACCATAACCTCATTGACGCACTGCCCCCAGGCGCCTTCGCCCAGCTCGGTCAGCTCTCCCGCCTGGACCTCACCTCCAACCGCCTGGCCACGCTGGCTCCGGACCCGCTTTTCTCTCGTGGGCGTGATGCAGAGGCCTCTCCCGCCCCCCTGGTGCTGAGCTTCAGCGGGAACCCCCTGCACTGCAACTGTGAGCTGCTGTGGCTGCGGCGGCTGGCACGGCCGGACGACCTGGAGACCTGCGCCTCCCCGCCTGGCCTGGCTGGCCGCTACTTCTGGGCAGTGCCCGAGGGCGAGTTCTCCTGTGAGCCGCCCCTCATTGCCCGCCACACGCAGCGCCTCTGGGTGCTGGAAGGTCAGCGGGCCACGCTGCGGTGCCGGGCCCTGGGTGACCCCGCGCCTACCATGCACTGGGTCGGTCCTGACGACCGGTTGGTTGGCAACTCCTCCCGAGCCCGGGCTTTCCCCAACGGGACCTTAGAGATTGGGGTGACCGGCGCTGGGGACGCTGGGGGCTACACCTGCATCGCCACCAACCCTGCTGGTGAGGCCACGGCCCGAGTAGAACTGCGGGTGCTGGCCTTGCCCCATGGTGGGAACACCAGTGCCGAGGGGGGCCGCCCCGGGCCCTCGGACATCGCCGCCTCGGCTCGCACCGCTGCCGAGGGTGAGGGGACGCTGGAGTCTGAGCCAGCTGTGCAGGTGACAGAGGTGACCGCCACCTCAGGGCTGGTGAGCTGGGGTCCCGGGCGGCCAGCCGACCCAGTGTGGATGTTCCAAATCCAGTACAACAGCAGCGAGGATGAGACCCTCATCTACCG GATCGTCCCAGCCTCCAGCCACCACTTCCTGCTGAAGCACCTGGTCCCTGGCACTGACTATGACCTCTGCCTGCTGGCCTTGTCACCGGCCGCTGGGCCCTCTGACCTCACGGCCACCAGGCTGCTGGGCTGTGCCCATTTCTCCACGCTGCCAGCCTCGCCCCTGTGCCACGCCCTGCAGGCCCACGTGCTGGGCGGGACCCTGACCGTGGCCGTGGGGGGTGTGCTGGTGGCTGCCTTACTGGTCTTCACTGTGGCCTTGCTGGTTCGGGGCCGGGGGGCCGGGAATGGCCGCCTCCCCCTCAAGCTCAGCCACGTCCAGTCCCAGACCAATGGAGGCCCCAGCCCCACACCCAAGGCCCACCCGCCGCGGAGCCCCCCGCCCCGGCCGCAGCGCAGCTGCTCCCTGGACCTGGGAGACGCCGGGTGCTACGGTTATGCCAGGCGCCTGGGAGGAGCCTGGGCCCGACGGAGCCACTCTGTGCATGGGGGGCTGCTCGGGGTGGGGTGCCGGGGAGTAGGAGGCAGCACCGAGCGGCTGGAAGAGAGTGTGGTGTGA
- the RCE1 gene encoding CAAX prenyl protease 2 isoform X2, whose product MAALGGDGLRLLSVSRPERPPESAALGGPGPGLCCWVSVFSCLSLACSYVGSLYVWKSELPRDHPAVIKRRFTSVLVVSSLSPLCVLLWRELTGIQPGTSLLTLMGFRLEGIFPAALLPLLLTMILFLGPLMQLSMDCPCDLADGLKVVLAPRSWARCLTDMRWLRNQVIAPLTEELVFRACMLPMLAPCMGLGPAVFTCPLFFGVAHFHHIIEQLRFRQSSVGNIFLSAGHLIGPVLCHSFCNYMGFPAVCAALEHPQRRPLLAGYALGVGLFLLLLQPLTDPKLYGSLPLCVLLERAGDSEAPLCF is encoded by the exons ATGGCGGCGCTGGGCGGGGATGGGCTGCGACTGCTGTCGGTGTCGCGGCCGGAGCGGCCGCCCGAGTCGGCAGCGCTGGGCGGCCCGGGCCCCGGGCTGTGCTGCTGGGTGTCggtgttctcctgcctcagcctcgcctGCTCCTACGTGGGCAGCCTCTACGTCTGGAAGAGCGAACTGCCCAG GGACCATCCCGCCGTCATCAAGCGGCGCTTCACCAGCGTCCTGGTGGTGTCCAGTCTCTCACCCCTGTGCGTGCTGCTCTGGAGGGAACTCACAGGCATCCAG CCAGGCACATCCCTGCTCACCCTGATGGGCTTCAGGCTGGAGGGCATTTTCCCAGCGGCGCTGCTGCCCCTGTTGCTAACCATG ATTCTTTTCCTGGGCCCACTGATGCAGCTCTCTATGGATTGCCCTTGTGACCTGGCAGATGGGCTGAAGGTTGTCCTGG CCCCCCGCTCTTGGGCCCGCTGCCTCACAGACATGCGTTGGCTGCGGAACCAAGTGATCGCCCCGCTGACAGAGGAGCTGGTGTTCCGGGCCTGTATGCTGCCCATGTTAGCACCGTGCATGGGTCTGGGCCCTGCTGTGTTCACCTGCCCGCTCTTTTTTGGAGTTG CCCATTTTCACCATATTATTGAGCAGCTGCGTTTCCGCCAGAGCAGCGTGGGGAACATCTTCTTGTCTGCTG GACACCTGATTGGGCCGGTTCTCTGCCATTCCTTCTGCAATTACATGGGTTTCCCAGCTGTTTGCGCGGCCTTGGAGCACCCGCAGAGGCGGCCCCTGCTGGCAGGCTATGCCCTGGGTGTGGgactcttcctgcttctgctccaGCCCCTCACGGACCCCAAGCTCTACGGCAGCCTTCCCCTTTGTGTGCTTCTGGAGCGGGCCGGGGACTCAGAGGCTCCCCTGTGCTTCTGA
- the RCE1 gene encoding CAAX prenyl protease 2 isoform X1 produces MAALGGDGLRLLSVSRPERPPESAALGGPGPGLCCWVSVFSCLSLACSYVGSLYVWKSELPRDHPAVIKRRFTSVLVVSSLSPLCVLLWRELTGIQPGTSLLTLMGFRLEGIFPAALLPLLLTMILFLGPLMQLSMDCPCDLADGLKVVLAPRSWARCLTDMRWLRNQVIAPLTEELVFRACMLPMLAPCMGLGPAVFTCPLFFGVAHFHHIIEQLRFRQSSVGNIFLSAAFQFSYTAVFGAYTAFLFIRTGHLIGPVLCHSFCNYMGFPAVCAALEHPQRRPLLAGYALGVGLFLLLLQPLTDPKLYGSLPLCVLLERAGDSEAPLCF; encoded by the exons ATGGCGGCGCTGGGCGGGGATGGGCTGCGACTGCTGTCGGTGTCGCGGCCGGAGCGGCCGCCCGAGTCGGCAGCGCTGGGCGGCCCGGGCCCCGGGCTGTGCTGCTGGGTGTCggtgttctcctgcctcagcctcgcctGCTCCTACGTGGGCAGCCTCTACGTCTGGAAGAGCGAACTGCCCAG GGACCATCCCGCCGTCATCAAGCGGCGCTTCACCAGCGTCCTGGTGGTGTCCAGTCTCTCACCCCTGTGCGTGCTGCTCTGGAGGGAACTCACAGGCATCCAG CCAGGCACATCCCTGCTCACCCTGATGGGCTTCAGGCTGGAGGGCATTTTCCCAGCGGCGCTGCTGCCCCTGTTGCTAACCATG ATTCTTTTCCTGGGCCCACTGATGCAGCTCTCTATGGATTGCCCTTGTGACCTGGCAGATGGGCTGAAGGTTGTCCTGG CCCCCCGCTCTTGGGCCCGCTGCCTCACAGACATGCGTTGGCTGCGGAACCAAGTGATCGCCCCGCTGACAGAGGAGCTGGTGTTCCGGGCCTGTATGCTGCCCATGTTAGCACCGTGCATGGGTCTGGGCCCTGCTGTGTTCACCTGCCCGCTCTTTTTTGGAGTTG CCCATTTTCACCATATTATTGAGCAGCTGCGTTTCCGCCAGAGCAGCGTGGGGAACATCTTCTTGTCTGCTG CGTTCCAGTTCTCCTACACAGCTGTCTTCGGTGCCTACACTGCTTTCCTCTTCATCCGCACAG GACACCTGATTGGGCCGGTTCTCTGCCATTCCTTCTGCAATTACATGGGTTTCCCAGCTGTTTGCGCGGCCTTGGAGCACCCGCAGAGGCGGCCCCTGCTGGCAGGCTATGCCCTGGGTGTGGgactcttcctgcttctgctccaGCCCCTCACGGACCCCAAGCTCTACGGCAGCCTTCCCCTTTGTGTGCTTCTGGAGCGGGCCGGGGACTCAGAGGCTCCCCTGTGCTTCTGA